One window from the genome of Oryza glaberrima chromosome 3, OglaRS2, whole genome shotgun sequence encodes:
- the LOC127767324 gene encoding pentatricopeptide repeat-containing protein At3g49730, with product MNQKEKKNEPGKHSGLAQLRHTATVQPTMRRLLSAPLRRRLCTAAVAAAAPDPALASSAELAYRLLRRHHSDPKRLTAALSGSGLDPTSPRLLDAVLRRCGAASALALHFFHWCSPSLPPPGPLPSSLALLAKSFSRASSAPSPSLLAPLPAQLLSPSLLSPVLRRLPPPRLLPFALSLLSARPNHDHPSLFLSLLESLAKTGHVAVAEQLVEELQPRLPLSLRHYTALLYGWCRMGKLDEAKHVLARMKAAEVAPDVVVFNTLLAGFVADGRFEDAFELAREMERRGCPPNAVSYTTLMQGLGARGRVDEAMRVFVEMRRKGCAPDSVTYGTLVTAFCKAGRISQGYEFLDVMAREGLRVDAGVYLGFFIAHEKKEQLEECLELMERMRECRCPPDLSIYNVVIRLACKLEETKQAVALWNEMETSELSPGVDTFAIMVTGLVGQGVLVEACGYFKDMVGRGLFVAPQYGVLKDLLNSLVRDQKLELAKDVWGCIMTKGCELNVGAWTIWIHALYAKKHVKEACMYCLDMLEAGLMPQPDTFAKLMKGLKKLYNRQIAAEITEKVRKMAEERHVSFKMYKRRGVRDLEEKPKAKRKKGQKRSRLRQAGQNQSNRHADKTDLFDDFDDE from the coding sequence atgaaccaaaaagaaaagaaaaatgaaccgGGCAAGCATTCTGGGCTTGCGCAGTTGCGCCACACTGCCACAGTCCAGCCCACCATGCGGCGTCTCCTCTCCgctccgctgcgccgccgcctatgcacggcggccgtggccgcggcggcgcccgacccggccctcgcctcctccgcggaGCTCGCgtaccgcctcctccgccgccaccactccgaCCCCAAGAGGCTCACCGCCGCGCTCTCCGGCTCGGGCCTCGACCCGACCTCGCCGcgcctcctcgacgccgtcctccgccgctgcggcgCTGCCTCCGCGCTCGCGCTCCACTTCTTCCACTGGTGCtccccgtcgctgccgccgccggggccgctcccttcctccctcgcGCTCCTCGCCAAGTCCTTCTcccgcgcctcctccgcgccgtccccttccctcctcgcgccgctccccgcccagctcctctccccgtccctcctctcccccgtcctccgccgcctcccgcccccgcgcctcctccccttcgcgcTCTCACTCCTCTCCGCGCGCCCCAACCACGACCACCCCtcgctcttcctctccctcctcgagTCCCTCGCCAAGACCGGccatgtcgccgtcgccgagcagcTCGTCGAGGAGCTCCAGCCCAGGCTCCCGCTCTCGCTCCGCCACTACACCGCGCTGCTCTACGGGTGGTGCCGCATGGGCAAGCTCGACGAGGCCAAGCACGTGCTCGCCCGCATGAAGGCCGCGGAGGTCGCCCCGGACGTCGTCGTCTTCAacaccctcctcgccggcttcgTCGCCGACGGGCGGTTCGAGGACGCGTTCGAGCTGGCCCGGGAGATGGAGCGGCGTGGCTGCCCGCCGAACGCCGTCTCGTACACCACCCTGATGCAGGGGCTTGGCGCCAGGGGGAGGGTTGATGAGGCAATGCGGGTGTTTGTGGAAATGCGCAGGAAGGGGTGTGCACCGGATTCCGTCACCTATGGCACTCTGGTTACTGCGTTCTGCAAGGCTGGTAGGATATCACAGGGATATGAGTTCTTGGACGTCATGGCAAGGGAGGGTCTGCGGGTGGACGCCGGCGTGTACCTCGGGTTCTTCATCGCGCACGAGAAGAAGGAGCAGCTTGAGGAGTGCTTGGAGTTGATGGAGAGGATGAGGGAGTGCAGGTGCCCGCCAGACCTCAGCATCTACAATGTGGTGATCAGGTTGGCCTGCAAACTCGAGGAGACGAAGCAGGCTGTGGCATTGTGGAACGAGATGGAGACCAGCGAGCTTAGTCCCGGGGTTGACACATTTGCTATCATGGTGACTGGCCTCGTTGGCCAAGGCGTGCTGGTTGAGGCCTGCGGTTATTTCAAGGACATGGTTGGGAGGGGACTCTTTGTTGCACCCCAGTATGGGGTGCTGAAGGACCTCCTCAATTCATTGGTCAGAGATCAGAAACTTGAGCTTGCAAAGGATGTTTGGGGATGCATTATGACCAAAGGCTGTGAGCTCAATGTTGGCGCATGGACAATCTGGATTCATGCACTGTACGCAAAGAAACACGTCAAGGAGGCCTGCATGTATTGCTTGGACATGCTTGAGGCTGGTCTGATGCCGCAGCCCGACACATTTGCAAAGCTGATGAAGGGACTGAAGAAGCTCTACAACAGGCAGATTGCTGCTGAGATCACTGAGAAGGTGAGGAAGATGGCGGAGGAGAGACATGTTAGCTTCAAGATGTATAAGAGGCGTGGGGTGAGGGATCTTGAAGAGAAGCCTAAGgcaaagagaaagaaagggCAGAAAAGGAGTCGCTTGAGGCAGGCTGGTCAGAATCAATCCAATAGGCATGCTGACAAAACTGACCTTTTTGATGATTTTGATGATGAATAA
- the LOC127767436 gene encoding uncharacterized protein LOC127767436 → MADAPPPVLTLQVKKGRRGGETRQWRAGAVLRVGRVATGNDIAVRDAGASQRHLSIEFLPPPASRWAVSDVGSSNGTLLNGSPLVPTVPSPLSDGDVIKIGESSMLVVSIAPDSDPNPGPRRSSRQSAAVVGEQEKPPAVTRRGGRKNAAAAAVAVEPPIAEKEEPEPEEAPVVTRRGARKKAVQPPKAEEHEEGEEEVVAAVVTRRGGRKKAAEPPKPDEEEEQEKGKDEEQEEKEEEEVPVVTRRGRSRKAAPEAAVAPPPPRARSTRAAARRGKAVDTSLDERESEMAGKGRGRATRSNARKCRMAVPEDDDDDGEQQEGATAVAEEQIKDQPRAMAATDGEEEDDKVEAMDGEVEQNDKASEEEEVPVARRGRARRAPKGKATASSNAHAASDNAVEEEDGGRGEGAAVEVEGESSGSSSLETMTLREWFQRMNVYLPRMINEAAEEALSALRERHRRIDEYISTLED, encoded by the coding sequence AtggccgacgcgccgccgccggtgctgaCGCTGCAGGTGAAGaagggccgccgcggcggggagaCCCGGCAGTGGCGGGCGGGCGCCGTGCTCCGCGTCGGCCGCGTCGCCACCGGCAACGACATCGCCGTGCGCGACGCCGGGGCGTCGCAGCGCCACCTCTCCATCGagttcctcccgccgccggcctcgcggTGGGCCGTCTCCGACGTGGGATCCTCCAACGGCACCCTCCTCAACGGCTCCCCCCTCGTGCCCACCGTCCCCTCCCCGCTCTCCGACGGCGATGTCATCAAGATCGGGGAGTCCAGCATGCTCGTGGTCTCCATCGCGCCCGATTCGGATCCCAACCCTGGCCCTAGGCGCTCCTCGCGCCAATCCGCCGCAGTGGTGGGGGAGCAGGAGAAACCCCCTGCGGTCACCCGCCGTGGCGGACGGAAGAacgctgcagcggcggcggtggcggttgaGCCGCCCATTGCGGAGAAGGAAGAGCCAGAGCCGGAGGAGGCTCCAGTGGTGACTCGCCGCGGTGCTCGGAAGAAGGCCGTGCAACCCCCCAAAGCGGAGGAGcacgaggagggcgaggaggaggtggtcgcGGCGGTGGTGACGCGCCGCGGTGGGCGGAAGAAGGCCGCAGAGCCCCCTAAAccggatgaggaggaggagcaagagaAGGGGAAGGATGAGGAacaagaggagaaggaggaggaggaggtcccgGTGGTGACGCGCCGCGGCAGGtcgaggaaggcggcgccggaggcagccgttgcgccaccgccgccgagggcAAGGTCGACGAGAGCTGCTGCTAGGAGAGGCAAGGCAGTGGACACAAGCCTGGATGAGAGGGAGAGCGAGATGGCCGGAAAGGGACGGGGAAGGGCTACAAGGTCTAATGCAAGGAAGTGTAGGATGGCCGTTCCTgaggacgatgacgatgatggggAACAGCAAGAGGGGGCTACTGCTGTGGCAGAAGAGCAGATAAAGGATCAACCGAGGGCAATGGCGGCGACTGAcggtgaggaggaagatgatAAGGTGGAAGCCATGGATGGAGAAGTTGAACAGAATGACAAGGcatcagaggaggaggaggtgccaGTGGCGCGGAGAGGACGGGCACGAAGAGCTCCAAAGGGGAAGGCTACTGCAAGTAGTAATGCTCATGCTGCTTCGGACAACGCGgttgaggaggaagacggcggtagaggagagggagcggctgtgGAAGTGGAGGGGGAGAGTTCTGGGAGCAGCAGCTTGGAAACCATGACACTGAGGGAGTGGTTTCAGAGGATGAATGTGTACCTCCCTAGGATGATCAATGAGGCTGCTGAAGAGGCGCTTTCAGCCCTGCGGGAGAGGCATCGGCGTATAGATGAGTACATTTCAACGCTTGAGGATTAG
- the LOC127767437 gene encoding uncharacterized protein LOC127767437 isoform X1 encodes MAETVDFASGDAAEWRAALAAYDRRLAALGKPDLVEVDSFYRRDLPDLLRRRDPEPFLAKPELVRLLQWKLSRGKWRPRLMDFVKGLEDAVVESASRKAFAALPDLRKAITELTVLKGVGPATASAVLAAYAPDVAPFMSDEAMVAALGNAKEYTLKQYLAFAEKLQTKSTELSSGEEVFTTSDVERALWSSAVASKSLKAPPGNDLENKSKTHGKRKR; translated from the exons ATGGCCGAGACGGTGGACTTCGcgagcggcgacgcggcggagtGGCgagcggcgctggcggcgtaCGACCGCCGGCTCGCGGCCCTGGGCAAGCCCGACCTCGTCGAGGTCGACTCCTTCTACCGCCGCGACCTCCCCGatctcctgcgccgccgcgaccCGGAGCCCTTCCTCGCCAAGCCCGAGCTGGTGCGCCTCCTCCAATGGAAGCTCTCCCGCGGCAAGTGGAG GCCGAGACTGATGGATTTCGTCAAGGGCTTGGAGGATGCAGTGGTAGAATCAGCATCGCGCAAGGCGTTCGCAGCGCTGCCTGACCTCCGCAAGGCCATCACCGAGCTCACCGTGCTGAAGGGCGTTGGCCCTGCCACGGCATCCGCTGTTCTCGCTGCCTACGCGCCTGATGTTGCACCGTTCATGTCTGATGAG GCTATGGTGGCAGCCTTAGGCAATGCGAAGGAGTACACTCTGAAGCAGTATCTTGCTTTTGCTGAAAAGTTGCAAACTAAATCGACG GAATTGAGCTCAGGAGAAGAAGTTTTCACTACTTCTGATGTTGAGAGAGCGCTGTGGAGCTCAGCAGTTGCATCCAAGTCTCTTAAGGCGCCACCAGGAAATGACCTTGAGAACAAGTCAAAGACTCATGGCAAGAGAAAACGATGA
- the LOC127767437 gene encoding uncharacterized protein LOC127767437 isoform X2, whose translation MAETVDFASGDAAEWRAALAAYDRRLAALGKPDLVEVDSFYRRDLPDLLRRRDPEPFLAKPELVRLLQWKLSRGKWRPRLMDFVKGLEDAVVESASRKAFAALPDLRKAITELTVLKGVGPATASAVLAAYAPDVAPFMSDEELSSGEEVFTTSDVERALWSSAVASKSLKAPPGNDLENKSKTHGKRKR comes from the exons ATGGCCGAGACGGTGGACTTCGcgagcggcgacgcggcggagtGGCgagcggcgctggcggcgtaCGACCGCCGGCTCGCGGCCCTGGGCAAGCCCGACCTCGTCGAGGTCGACTCCTTCTACCGCCGCGACCTCCCCGatctcctgcgccgccgcgaccCGGAGCCCTTCCTCGCCAAGCCCGAGCTGGTGCGCCTCCTCCAATGGAAGCTCTCCCGCGGCAAGTGGAG GCCGAGACTGATGGATTTCGTCAAGGGCTTGGAGGATGCAGTGGTAGAATCAGCATCGCGCAAGGCGTTCGCAGCGCTGCCTGACCTCCGCAAGGCCATCACCGAGCTCACCGTGCTGAAGGGCGTTGGCCCTGCCACGGCATCCGCTGTTCTCGCTGCCTACGCGCCTGATGTTGCACCGTTCATGTCTGATGAG GAATTGAGCTCAGGAGAAGAAGTTTTCACTACTTCTGATGTTGAGAGAGCGCTGTGGAGCTCAGCAGTTGCATCCAAGTCTCTTAAGGCGCCACCAGGAAATGACCTTGAGAACAAGTCAAAGACTCATGGCAAGAGAAAACGATGA